In a genomic window of Longimicrobium terrae:
- a CDS encoding alkaline phosphatase family protein, translating into MIHPRRALLVFVDGVGIGEGDAAHNPFAAAPLPGIERLLGGRRPVREHLDGDGRIVSERAVLIAADATMGVEGTPQSGTGQTALLTGRNAAAEYGRHFGPWVPTDLRPMLARENLLRRAADAGRTTSFANAYPLAGGDPRIFRRPAAPPLVAQSVGALVRGAAELFAGDAVASSITHERWTEHLGHEVPQVTAEDAARTLARIAGGADVTLFAHYDTDYSGHRGGLDAGLAAVAKLDRFLAALADAIPPDLLLVVSSDHGNLEDARGGHTRNPVPVIILGPGREAFAEVRAITDVAPAILNALHIHPPREAEKD; encoded by the coding sequence GTGATCCATCCCCGCCGCGCGCTGCTCGTATTCGTGGATGGCGTCGGCATCGGCGAGGGGGACGCGGCGCACAACCCGTTCGCCGCCGCGCCGCTGCCGGGGATCGAAAGGCTGCTGGGTGGGCGCCGTCCCGTCCGCGAGCACCTGGACGGCGACGGGCGCATCGTCTCCGAACGCGCCGTCCTCATCGCCGCGGACGCCACGATGGGCGTCGAAGGCACGCCCCAGAGCGGGACGGGGCAGACCGCGCTGCTCACCGGGCGCAACGCCGCCGCGGAGTACGGCCGCCACTTCGGCCCGTGGGTGCCCACGGATCTGCGCCCCATGCTCGCGCGCGAAAACCTGCTGCGCCGCGCCGCCGACGCGGGGCGCACCACATCGTTCGCCAACGCGTACCCGCTGGCCGGGGGCGATCCGCGCATCTTTCGCCGGCCTGCCGCGCCGCCGCTGGTGGCGCAATCAGTGGGCGCGCTGGTCCGCGGGGCCGCGGAATTGTTCGCCGGCGACGCCGTGGCATCCTCCATCACGCACGAGCGGTGGACGGAGCACCTGGGCCATGAGGTGCCGCAGGTGACGGCAGAGGATGCAGCGCGCACCCTGGCCCGCATCGCCGGGGGGGCGGACGTAACGCTGTTCGCCCACTACGACACCGACTACAGCGGCCACCGCGGCGGCCTGGATGCCGGCCTCGCCGCCGTCGCCAAGCTGGACCGCTTCCTGGCCGCGCTGGCCGACGCGATTCCGCCGGACCTGCTGCTCGTCGTCTCCAGCGACCACGGAAACCTGGAGGACGCGCGCGGCGGTCACACCCGCAACCCGGTGCCCGTCATCATCCTGGGACCGGGCCGCGAGGCGTTCGCGGAGGTGCGCGCCATCACCGACGTGGCGCCCGCCATCCTGAACGCGCTGCACATCCACCCGCCCCGCGAGGCGGAAAAGGACTGA
- a CDS encoding lytic transglycosylase domain-containing protein → MEFRSALPVAVLLGCVLGVAAAGRNNAGSPTTVTSAVTGGDGFVTEAAAAVTGATWDIPVVHNAPVQKFVTLFTRRQQDRMALYLKRSGRYEGMIRGKLREQGMPEDLLYLSMIESGFNPTARSHAQAVGLWQFIEGTGERYGLRVDSYVDERRHPEKSTDAALRYLQDLHGQFGSWYLAAAAYNTGENRVARVMREVTGKQRGKDADFWRIRGRLPSETREYVPLMVAAALVGKEPHKYGMAPVKRWLPLEWDEVDVPAGTRLSTVAEAVGVGETELKRMNPHLVRSMTPPGRKPYPVRIPRGRTERYAANFTQVQRVASAKAETEARQVRAKQAVVRRVAARRATSARRHTVRKGESLWTIARRNNTSVAAVRRANGMGSRSRIRPGQRLVIPS, encoded by the coding sequence ATGGAGTTCAGGTCTGCACTGCCGGTCGCCGTGTTGCTTGGATGCGTGCTCGGCGTCGCCGCCGCGGGCCGCAACAACGCGGGTTCGCCCACGACGGTGACCTCGGCCGTCACCGGCGGCGACGGGTTCGTCACCGAAGCCGCCGCCGCCGTCACCGGCGCGACCTGGGACATCCCGGTGGTGCACAACGCGCCGGTGCAGAAGTTCGTCACCCTGTTCACGCGCCGTCAGCAGGACCGCATGGCCCTGTACCTCAAGCGCTCCGGGCGCTACGAGGGCATGATCCGCGGCAAGCTGCGCGAACAGGGAATGCCCGAGGATCTGCTGTACCTTTCGATGATCGAGTCCGGCTTCAACCCCACCGCGCGCAGCCATGCGCAGGCCGTTGGACTGTGGCAGTTCATCGAAGGAACCGGCGAGCGCTACGGCCTGCGCGTGGACAGCTACGTGGACGAGCGCCGCCATCCGGAAAAGTCCACCGACGCCGCCCTGCGCTACCTGCAGGACCTGCACGGGCAGTTCGGCTCCTGGTACCTGGCCGCCGCCGCGTACAACACCGGCGAAAACCGCGTCGCCCGGGTGATGCGTGAAGTCACCGGCAAGCAGCGCGGCAAGGACGCCGACTTCTGGCGCATCCGCGGGCGCCTGCCCAGCGAAACGCGCGAGTACGTGCCGCTGATGGTGGCCGCCGCGCTGGTGGGCAAGGAGCCGCACAAGTACGGCATGGCGCCCGTCAAGCGCTGGCTGCCGCTGGAGTGGGATGAGGTGGATGTGCCGGCGGGGACGCGCCTTTCCACCGTCGCCGAGGCGGTGGGCGTGGGCGAGACGGAGCTGAAGCGGATGAACCCGCACCTGGTCCGCTCCATGACGCCTCCAGGTAGGAAGCCGTACCCGGTGCGCATTCCGCGGGGACGCACGGAGCGCTACGCGGCCAACTTCACGCAGGTGCAGCGCGTGGCGTCGGCCAAGGCCGAGACGGAAGCCCGGCAGGTGCGGGCCAAGCAGGCCGTGGTGCGCCGGGTTGCCGCGCGCCGCGCCACCAGCGCCCGCCGCCACACCGTCCGCAAGGGCGAGTCGCTGTGGACCATCGCGCGCCGCAACAACACGTCGGTGGCCGCCGTCCGCCGCGCCAACGGCATGGGATCTCGCAGCCGCATCCGCCCCGGACAGCGCCTGGTCATCCCGTCCTGA
- a CDS encoding saccharopine dehydrogenase family protein, with protein MRMLVLGAGLQGSACAYDLLAHTEHDVVIADQNVDALPSFLAPYLAGGRLTAVRVDANDPEAMRRVMQGVSATMSAFPYYFNGPLSTLAIEAGSHFCDLGGNTDIVLQQKQGHDRAVAANVSIIPDCGLAPGMVNILAEHGIRQLDETRAARIYVGGLPQKPQPPLNYQVVYSLEGVLDYYTTLSWVLRDGKQTQVTALSEIVELDFDGAGRLEAFHTAGGLSAMAQRYEGKIPTMEYKTLRYPGHAKAMEMLRELGLFDLEPVNVKGVPVVPRDLFIAAVGPKLRKDYKESPDLVALRVEVEGTDRGENVLLRWDLLDRYDEKTGITAMMRTTGFSLAITGTLQAEGKIKPGVWTPDEAMPAREYIGALAERGVVIQESRVVLGAIR; from the coding sequence ATGCGGATGCTGGTGCTGGGGGCGGGCCTTCAGGGCTCTGCCTGCGCCTACGACCTGCTTGCCCATACGGAGCACGACGTGGTCATCGCCGACCAGAACGTCGACGCCCTTCCGTCGTTTCTTGCCCCGTACCTGGCCGGCGGCCGCCTGACCGCCGTGCGCGTGGACGCCAACGATCCCGAGGCCATGCGCCGCGTGATGCAGGGCGTGTCCGCCACCATGAGCGCGTTTCCGTACTACTTCAACGGGCCGCTCAGCACTCTCGCGATCGAGGCGGGCTCGCACTTCTGCGATCTGGGCGGCAACACCGACATCGTGCTGCAGCAGAAGCAGGGGCATGACCGCGCGGTGGCGGCCAACGTAAGCATCATTCCCGACTGCGGGCTGGCTCCCGGGATGGTGAACATCCTGGCCGAGCACGGCATCCGGCAGCTGGACGAGACGCGCGCCGCGCGCATCTACGTGGGCGGGCTGCCGCAGAAGCCGCAGCCGCCGCTGAACTACCAGGTCGTCTACAGCCTGGAAGGCGTGCTGGACTACTACACCACGCTCTCCTGGGTTCTGCGCGACGGCAAGCAGACGCAGGTGACGGCGCTGTCGGAAATCGTGGAGCTCGACTTCGACGGCGCGGGCCGGCTGGAGGCGTTCCACACCGCCGGCGGGCTGAGCGCCATGGCCCAGCGGTACGAGGGCAAGATCCCCACGATGGAGTACAAGACGCTGCGCTACCCGGGCCACGCCAAGGCCATGGAAATGCTGCGCGAACTGGGGCTGTTCGATCTGGAGCCGGTGAACGTCAAGGGTGTGCCGGTGGTGCCGCGCGACCTGTTCATCGCCGCCGTGGGCCCCAAGCTGCGCAAGGACTACAAGGAGAGCCCGGACCTGGTGGCGCTCCGCGTGGAAGTGGAAGGCACCGACCGCGGCGAGAACGTACTGCTGCGCTGGGACCTGCTGGACCGCTATGACGAAAAGACCGGCATCACCGCGATGATGCGCACGACGGGCTTTTCGCTGGCCATCACCGGCACGCTGCAGGCCGAGGGCAAGATCAAGCCGGGCGTGTGGACGCCGGACGAGGCCATGCCCGCCCGCGAGTACATCGGGGCGCTGGCGGAGCGCGGCGTGGTGATTCAGGAGAGCCGCGTGGTGCTCGGCGCGATCCGCTGA
- a CDS encoding HAD-IA family hydrolase, giving the protein MTELIHRPIRAVLYDFDGTLADSTELIMRCWRHTMATHLGHVPPDEEWLSGFGTPLETQLARFGRSDEESLAMLDTYRDHQDGIHDELLRPFPGAAQVVAELDRRGYLMAIVTSKHRRATLRGMELCGIVEHFDEIVTPEDVTHAKPHPEPVQVALRRLGVSADEAIFIGDSPHDIASGRAAGTRTAAALWGPFPHDAIIAAGPDFMLNTQEDVLRLLDEARG; this is encoded by the coding sequence GTGACTGAACTCATCCATCGCCCCATCCGGGCGGTTCTGTACGACTTTGACGGCACGCTGGCGGACAGCACCGAACTCATCATGCGCTGCTGGCGGCATACGATGGCCACGCACCTGGGCCACGTGCCGCCGGACGAGGAGTGGCTGAGCGGATTCGGCACGCCGCTGGAGACGCAGCTGGCCCGCTTCGGCCGCAGCGATGAGGAGTCGCTGGCCATGCTGGATACCTATCGCGACCACCAGGACGGCATTCACGACGAGCTGCTGCGCCCCTTTCCCGGCGCGGCCCAGGTCGTGGCCGAGCTGGACCGGCGCGGCTACCTGATGGCCATCGTCACCAGCAAGCACCGCCGCGCCACGCTGCGCGGCATGGAGCTGTGCGGGATCGTGGAGCACTTTGACGAGATCGTGACGCCGGAAGACGTGACGCACGCCAAGCCGCACCCGGAGCCGGTGCAGGTCGCGCTGCGTCGGCTGGGCGTGTCGGCGGACGAGGCGATCTTCATCGGCGATTCGCCGCACGACATTGCCTCGGGGCGCGCGGCGGGGACGCGCACCGCCGCCGCGCTCTGGGGCCCGTTTCCGCACGACGCGATCATCGCCGCCGGCCCCGACTTCATGCTCAACACGCAGGAAGACGTGCTGCGCCTGCTGGACGAGGCGCGCGGCTGA